The Chroicocephalus ridibundus chromosome 3, bChrRid1.1, whole genome shotgun sequence genome includes the window GCAGCTCCATCAAATTCAATGGAATTGGGCTAGCATCAAGGGGGCCTTGAGAGATGTTAGGCTCCATAGGTAGCCCTCATATAGGTATACGTGAAGATGGATGTTCCTTTGAGCCCATCCACACGGACACCATAAGTGCACCCTCTCTGCAGGGGAGCAGGGTGCGTGGGAGAGCCACAGCCCCACTGCTGCTGACCCTTGCAGGTGGGTATCTGGGGGTCCCCCCAGGCCCTTTATCACTGGCCCTCAAGCTGGGGACTGGGGTGGctccgggcagggctgcggggaatCGGGGGACCAGGTGACATCCCACTTCTCCCTGTGAGAGCCGCAGGTCCCCGGCTGGCCGGCTGCGTCTCACGCCAGCGCCATGCCACCCATGACGCAGCTGCACTTCTCGACGATCATGTTGGGAAACTCGGCTGCTTCGATCTCGGTGCGGTTGCCCCTCTTGACAAGGTACATCATGGGGAGCGGGGAGCTCCCCACCACGGCGCAGGAGCGCTCCCCGTAGCCGAAGCGCCACagcgggctggggggctgcaggcagccccccgAGCACCGGTAAGCCTGGTACCCTGCCGGCTCGATGATCCAGTACTGCGCCCAGGAGAGCTCGCGGAAGTTGACGTAGTGTTTCTGCCGGCAGCAGGTGGACTTCCCCGTCACCGCCTCCTCCTTGCAGTCCCCAGGGCCCCTGCGCGCCAAGGGAGGAACAAGAACTGATGCCGTAACTGGAAACCGGGAAGGTGGGAGAAATAATTCCCCCTGTTGACAGCATAGGCGGGCCCTGAGACGTGAAACCTGGACCATGCCCATGTTTCATTTGAACGTTCAGGCAACAAATAGGGAAGAGGAGAGACAGGattcagcagcagctttccagCTCCTCTGGTCACAGCGGTTTACTTGTGAGGGCAAGAGCTGCATGCCCTGGGTTGACATACACGGTACAATAATTCAGGGGCAAAGTTATACCGGAGACAGTACAGACTTAGGTTTCATACGTACCCATAGTCTTCCAAGTCAAGGGTGTAAAGCACCAGCTCAGGTTTGCCTAGGGCTTTATCCTTGGGGTCCTGAGAGGTGAACCGCACAGCTTTGGCCACTTCGGAGGCGTGGCTGCCTACCCTTTCTCCTTCAATCCAGACCTCCAGGAACATTGGCTCCCGCCTCTTGTTTCGCAGCCAGTAATGCACAGCCTGCGTCACGTCGAAGTTCTTCCAGCCTGACTCACGTATGGGAACCAGCCTGCATGGCAGGGACGGGGCATTAGAGAAAAGCCCATCAGATAAAGGCCGGGCTCGCAGCGCTCTTATTGCAGCAGAATAATTTGCTTCCCATACATTGTCACATGCCTAGATTACATGATAATTTTTGCTGAGCGCTCTGGGCAAGCGGCCATGGCAATTAACTGGCATCTCAAAAAGAAGCATGCAGATCTAGCAGACACCGAAGGGCTAAATAAAACCCTTAGTGCACGTTCATATCAAGGTATTCATTCATGCTCACACAGAAATACAACGGTGCAGGATTATACGCAGCCTTGGTATTAACGATGACAGCCTGGCAAACACCACTACTCCCACCTGCTCCTGTC containing:
- the LEFTY1 gene encoding left-right determination factor 1 — its product is MDARFARMLCVLCLVLTVRAFTQEGFKEVLLKRLGLSEAPKLHKRDLVDLVIPDHVKNKYMSMLKRQRVKRRALPSLAGILRGIPGNAGVAGEVLYSNTTTRQNLIFDMEGRIPKNSEVTMAELKLFKKPLDRANLPAKQSHRPVSNARVSVYWVQRHHDGTNRTSLIDSRLVPIRESGWKNFDVTQAVHYWLRNKRREPMFLEVWIEGERVGSHASEVAKAVRFTSQDPKDKALGKPELVLYTLDLEDYGGPGDCKEEAVTGKSTCCRQKHYVNFRELSWAQYWIIEPAGYQAYRCSGGCLQPPSPLWRFGYGERSCAVVGSSPLPMMYLVKRGNRTEIEAAEFPNMIVEKCSCVMGGMALA